In the genome of Oncorhynchus gorbuscha isolate QuinsamMale2020 ecotype Even-year linkage group LG05, OgorEven_v1.0, whole genome shotgun sequence, the window gtggaagGGCAGATAGCAGAAAATATTGAGCATAGGGGTTggtaatagaggtcgaccgattaatcggaatggccaattaacTAGGGCCGATTTAAAGTTTTCGTAACAATTGGTAATcgccatttttggacaccgattgtggccgattacattgcactccacgaggagactgtgtggcaggctgactacctgttatgcgagtgcagcaaggagtcaatgtcagttgctagctagcattaaacttatcttataaaaaacaaatcaatcttaacataatcactagttaaactagtaatatcatcaaccatgtgtagttatctagcttgtcctgcgctgcatataatcaatgcggtgcctgttaatttatcattgaatcataaATTACCCATTTGGGGAGGTAGGCTAACaggcgcattcgcgaaaaaaagcACTAGCGTTgcaccaatgtgaacctaaccataaacatcaatgtcttaAAATCTATActcaagtatatatttttaaacctgcatatttagttaatattgcctgctaacatgaatttcttttaactagggaaattgtgtcacttctcttgcgttctgtgcaacagagtcggggtatatgcagcagtttgggccgcctggctcgttgcaaactgtgtgaagactatttcttcctaacaaagacagccaactttgccaaacgggggatgatttaacaaaagcacatttgcggaaaaaaaagcacaatcgttgtacgaatgtacctaaccataaacatcaatgcctttcttaaaatcaatacacagaagtatatatttttaaaccggcatatttagttaaaagaaatccaggttagcaggcaatattaaactagggaaattgtgtcacttctcttgcgttcattgcacgtagagtcagggtatatgcagcagtttgggccgcctggctcgttgcaaactaattGCCAGAAttgtatgtaattatgacataacattgaaggttgtgcaaagtaataggaatatttagacttggatgccacccgttagataaaatacggaaaggttccgtatttcactgaaagaataaacgttttgttttcgaaatgatagtttatggatttgaccatattaatgatctACGGCTCGTATTTCAGTgtgttattataattaagtctatgaattgatagagcagtctgactgagcggtggtatgCAGCAGCTTTCATCTCCAACactctgtttttgcattatttaaaccaaattgaacatgtttcattatttatttgagactaaattgattttattgatgtattatattaagttaaaataagtgttcattgttcattcagtattgttgtaattgtcattattacaaatatatatatatatttttttaaatatatatttaaatattttttttgttacaTTTGCCGATTAATcggtttttggtcctccaataattcagtatcagcgttgaaaaatcataatcggtcaacctctaataatTAGTTTGCCCCacaaagatttacatgctaaaatcgccactgtatAAAGGAAATCAGTCTTTACTTGCAACGTTTTTGTTTTAGAGGCCAACTTAACATCAATCCAAATGCCTAGCTACTTATAAATGGAGAACTAGCATAATTTGAGCTCCTCTCAAGGTCTTTAAAATCAATTTTACAACACCTGGAGAAAAACAAACTTGGTTTTATCAACATTCATTTAAGATCGGTAATCAATTCTTTAATTGAATCAAAGCCAAGCTGAAGATCATGAATGGCTTGCTGCACTGAGGGGGCAAATTAATAAATTACTCATCTGCATAGAGATGTAAGCACCAGTTATTATTATTCAGGGACAAACCACCATTATTTATGAAAATAGTGAACAGTAAAGGGCCTAGTATTGAGCCTTGTGGCACTCCTTTGGTTATGTTAAGAAAATTAGACAGAATGTCATCAATAGAAATACATTGACTTCTGACGTGCAGTTACCTGGAAACCGGACATTGAATTGCATTGAATCCTACGTTGGGCAGAAATGTGCATTTCAGTCAGGAATGTTTCCTCCACCAACctctacaagccagaatgttgaataaaataaTATTACTGTGTACATAACCGGTTGTACGTACAGTTGGTCCTTTTGGCAGTAGTAATGTGAAACaatatatccacaggaaagtataattacatacatttttcaaagCACTGGTAATGTGTTCAGAATTATCACGAAGCATGAGCAGAACAATATAAACACATGCACGAGCTCGGCAAGTACGCACACATCTCGTGCATGTATTTTTGTCTTCTGTGAATGTTTCAGGTGATAGAAATCTGAGAAGCACTTACTGTACTAATTAGCTCTTTGCGCTTCGAACACCTGTGCGTAAACGGAAGACGGACACCAAAAACTTTTGTCACTGAAAAAATACTGTCAGCTGCAactgttttaaaatgtattttaatgtgATATGAAAGTTGAGGGCATTATGTTTCTAGAACCATACCGCAATTGAAAATCGATTCAAGTGGGTTGGCGCcctcccttgggttgtgccgtggcggagatcttcgtgggctatattCGGCctggtctcaggatggtaagttggtggttgaagatatccctctagtggtgtgggggctgtgctttgggaaAGTAggaggggttatatcctgcctgtttggccttgtctgggggtatcgtcggatggggccacagtgtctcctgaccccttctgtctcagcctccagtatttatgctgcagtagtttgtgttgggtGGCTaggttcagtctgttatatctggattatttatcctgtcttatcctgtgtcctgtgtgaatttaagtatgctttctctctctctgaggacctgagccctaggaccatgcctcaggactacctgtcatgatgactcattgctgtccccagtccatctggccgtgctgctgctccagtttcaactgttctgcctgcggctatggaaccctgacctgttcaccggacgtgctacctgtcccagacctgctgttttcaactatctAGAGACAGCatgagcggtagagatactctcaatgattatctatgaaaagccaaatgacattttctcctgaggtgctgacttgttgcactctcgacaactactgtgattattattatttgacaatgctggtcatttatgaacatttgaacatcttggccatgtcctgttataatctccacctggcacagccagaagaggactggccacccctcatagcctggttcctctctaggcttcTTCATAGGTTTtgcatttctagggagtttttcctagcaaccgtgcttctacacctgcatttcttgctgtttggggttttaggctgggtttctgtacagcactttgatatatcagctgatgtaagaagggctatataaatacatatgatttgatttgaaatttgatttgatggctGTTTTGGCTGCCAGAGCCAACTCTCCTCTAAACAGAACATGTAAGGTCCTTGGACTAAAAGGAGTGATTTTAGGCTCATTTAGTCCAATATTGGGCTAATCTAGGTATATCTATTAAGTAAAGTGTTTTGCTTAATGAAGCTTCAGAAATCAGTGCCAAGCAGGCTTGCTAGATAATCCAGACAGAGGGTGGGGCTACTAACAATGATGTTCAGTGATTGCTTCAAACTAGGTCTGAAAAACAGACATTCACACTACTCTCGCACATGTGCACCAAAACACCTGGGCACATGCACGCGCACCAGGGGAGCGGTAGAGCGGGCACAAGATTCTCAACCCCAGAGGATTGAGAGACGCGAGCGCCAAAGTCAacgagtcattgtcctgttcatAAATTACATGTATGTTTCGCCTATTCATAAAGATAGATTAAATCACATCACATAGCTTACTAGCTACTGGTAGTATAACTCGTGTCTCACTATGGCATGAGtttactagctaacgttagctagctatcacTACAGTATCTTATAAGGAACTACGTTAGCTAGTAAACTAGGTACTGAATTATCTGGCTGCTATGCAAACATGCAATGAACAGTATTAGAAAATTCGTTAAAGATGGTGATAGGTTAAAATACTCTAAACTTGAGCTATAAGgctaacactagctagctagcgacAGACTGAACAGTGGATCTTCATATATGGTCGGAACTATGCATTTTTGGTCCCCTCAGGCTCTCTCCTTACCCCGTGTTTTGACTGCAGTTCGGCCATGCGTTGCCGCCTGATAGCCTCCAATTCGTTGTCTGCCATTGTGTTCGAATAGATAGAAAATAGGCCTTATCAATTGTAAAATAAGAAAATCTGTCACTTCACGAGTCTTGTGGAACTGTTTCGTTAGGGGCCGGGCCCTGCTTCAGTATAATGTAATCGATCTCAGAATACTACAATATGCATCCAGAATAAAGCAATCGAGTCACAAAAGGATGATATCGTAGAAATTATCTGTCTGGACAGTTTAGGCCTGCCCATCAACCAGTCACACTTACAACATAAAATATAATTAAATTAGTCATACATAAACATAAGATTGTAATTGTTTATTTTGCTATCTAGATTTTCCAAAATGAATTTCAGGACACAAAAATTGGTAATCAATATTCTGAAGGAAATGGCACACATCACAACCCCACTGTCCAATACAGCTTAGACATTTTGTTAATATCAGATCAAACATTAAAACAAGTGTTTGCTGTCATCGATTGGTCCAAAAAGGCAAGTGAAACAAATGACTGGGATCTCTGAGAGCCTTGGATGACAGGATAACAACTGTTACTGGTAGAAATGTACCACATAAAGGATACTGTTCTTGTGTTCTGTACTCAATAAATATAACAGTATAACTAGTATTACACAAGAGTGCTTTCTTAGGTACATTTCTACCTACAATAACTGAAGAATGACTTTAAACCACCTGAATAGGCCCAGGTGACAGGTCTCGGGTCACAGTCAGCCAGGGGCGCGTTCAGCAGGACACCACGTTTTGGAACGTTCAGATGTTTATTCTTCATAACATATTTCTATCTGACATGTAGAACAAGGAATCATGTCAACTTTGGTCATGtaatttctatctgcaacgttcaACAATTTttaatctctcgtggacagactaCGTAAACATAAATGGTTCTGTAGATCTGGCATGATAAAACGGGATGAGTGAGATAATGAGCAGCATTAGTTCAGGTGATTTGGATTAATGACGATTTCACAGGTGTTAGCATCTTTCACATTTTGGAAGGGGAGGGGATATTTGAACCATAGACTTGCCCGTAGCTTGcaaagagagaagggtggagatcTTCGTTCCGGTTCCGATCTCTTCCCTTAACACATATGGACCCGGAACTTAATCAAGCATCTGACAATTACGCAAGAcattagttctgggttaaccgagATTAGACAACGTTTGACAACTGAATGTGGACCAGGTGAGAGATGGTGAGTGGGGGTGAGTGACAGACTCTCTAGCTCCCCCGGTAGGTAGTGTAGGAGAAGCGGCTGCAGAGCAGAGGAACATGGAACTTCtgactgtggtctgttatggtGAAGACTATCTGCAGATAAACACAGACCACCAATGTGTTCAGTTAGCACTCGCAGAGCTGACAAGGAAATAAACAGAAGCTGATTCTGTAGATGTAAAGACACATTTATGTCTAACTTTATATGTCCAACCGTCATACATTTAAATGCACACATTCtttatgataaaaacattgaAGACTGTCTTCAACTAACCTCCACGTATGGGTAGAAAGAGGTCTCTCCTAGACTCTCCCAGTATTGGCCCGTCTCAAAGCGCATCTTGTACACTGCTGGAGTGAAAGTTTCTCTGGTGATGAGTCCTGGGCAGCGCCCATCATCATTAGTAGTCCTGAGAAGAAATGATTTAAAATTATATAAAATACAGTGGACATTGGTTTGATGTGATCCTGAAATAAGCCTTGGCTCATTAACATTACTACCGGTATATATTCATATTTGATAATATTATGCAGCCCTACTGAAAGAGGCTGTAGGGGTGAATCTGAAATTGATAAAACAAATACTAAATGTGTATTTGTCTATTATGTTGATTATTATGGAGCTGCTAAGAAATTATTGTGTTAATTTCCATTCTATGTCTATGTTAACTGGTGCTACAGCACTCTCTGTGGTGAGGTTACCCTGTGGTGAGAAGGTTCCAGAGTGAAGTGGAGGGATCCATGCGATGCAGGCTGAGGGCCATGTGGGCTCCAGGGACGCCCATCCCGGTGTTCAGGACGTGAGTGGTCAGGGGGCTGTATGGAGCTGCCATCTCTGCACACTACAGCGCATACACCGACAGCATAGTGAGTAAACATTATGGACATTTGGCTACTATAATTTTGCACACTATATACAGAAAGCTGTAGGCTAACTGTAGCCTATAAATTATTTATTATTTGGGTTAAAATATAAGTTAGGCCTAGCTGAACACTTATGTCACGTGTCAATAATTTCAGTTAAAACACTATTTCTGAAAATCAAAAGCAATATATTAGCCTACCGTGTACTCGTCCAAAAGATGATCCTTTATGTGCTGTAATCGGCTGGTACTCATGTGCGCTGCTTTCAAAGTCATCCCAAACCAGTTTCCCCCTCTAGTGAAAAGTATGACATTTACGGTGAATTAACTGTAACAGATTTTAAGCACAAGTTCAAAACTCACGAGGATATTCATATGACTAGGGCTGCTGTTTGCTGTTGCAACTTAAATGTCTCGTTGGGAGGGACATCAGCATTTGTTAATGGTTAAGAGTATGCAAACATCCCAGTAACATTTGGCCTTTTAACATTTTTGGAAACAGGCTTGGGTTAAAGTGCGTTTTAGCACACTTTAGATAAGTCCTTAATAATGATAAAAGTGAGGATTGTAGGCCTAAATGTCATTATTAGCATACTTGTGTAGCATAACATCGTTTCAGTCAGGGTGAATAACATATGCCTACTGCTCTACACAGGGGAGCAAGCTTAAAAACGTCTGCTCTATGAGTTGCTTTATTTTCCTTTCAATCCAGTTTAGAAGCTAGATGTAtataatgtacagtgcattcagaggaattcagatcccttgactttttccacattttgttatgccttactctaaaattgattacctAGATGttcccctcatcaatcaacacacaatacccaataatgac includes:
- the LOC124035682 gene encoding 5-hydroxyisourate hydrolase-like; the protein is MTLKAAHMSTSRLQHIKDHLLDEYTCAEMAAPYSPLTTHVLNTGMGVPGAHMALSLHRMDPSTSLWNLLTTGTTNDDGRCPGLITRETFTPAVYKMRFETGQYWESLGETSFYPYVEIVFTITDHSQKFHVPLLCSRFSYTTYRGS